A window of Streptomyces sp. NBC_01224 genomic DNA:
TGGTGCTGACGGGGATGCAGAGCTACAAGGACATCGACCCGGAGTCCGGCTTCTCCACTGCCTTCAAGTCGGTGGGGCTCAGCGGACTCGCCGATGTGATCGCGGTGGGCGCGATCATCGGCATCCTCACGGTGATGTTCACCTTCATGCTCGGCGTGACCCGGGTGTGGTTCTCGATGAGCCGCGACGGGCTGCTGCCGAAGTGGTTCGCCAAGACCCACCCGACCCGGCACGTACCGACCCGGGTGACCTGGATCGTCGGTGCGGCCTCGGCCGTGATCGCCGGGTTCCTGCCGATCGGCGAGGCTGCCGAGCTGACGAACATCGGCATTCTGCTGGCGTTCGTGGTGGTGTGCGTCGCGGTGATCGTTCTGCGTTACAAGCAGCCCGATCTGCCGCGTACGTTCCGCACCCCCGGCATGCCGTTCGTGCCGGCCCTGGGTGTGGTGTTCTCGATCTGGCTGATCACCTTTCTGCAGTGGCAGACGTGGGTACGGTTCGCGGTGTGGTTCCTGATCGGTCTGGTGATCTATTTCGGTTACTCGTACCGGAAGTCGGAGATGGCGAAGACACCGGAGACGGGTACGGGGGCTGGTACAGGTACAGGTTGATCCATCGCCTGTAAGAACGCCCGGTCGACCGCCGCCCGACCGTTCACCGCACCATTCGCCGCACTGTGCGACCGCTCGTCGCACGGAGCCGCCCGTCGCCTGTTCCTCGGCGCCGCGATGCGTTCGTATACGCCAGTCGGCAGCGAAGCGGCAAGGGGCCACTGCGGGGAAGGGCGTTCACGATGACCACCACGACGACCGATGAGCGGGCCCTGGCGGATCTCCAGCGGGACCACGGCCCCGCCGTTCTCACTTTCCTGCTCGGGCTGACCTTCGGCGACCGGCAGCGGGCCGAGGATCTGCTCCAGGAGACGCTGGTGCGGGCCTGGCAGAACCCGGAGGCCTTCGACGCTCCGTACGACTCGATGCGGCCCTGGCTCTTCACTGTGGCCCGGCGCCTCGCGATCGATGCGCGCCGCTCCAGGCAGGCCCGGCCGACCGAGGTGAGCGACATCGTGCTGGAGACCGCCGCGGGCGGGGAGGACACCGCCGAGTCCACGGTCTCGGCCCTCGACGTACGCGATGCGGTACGCACCCTCAGCCCGGAACACCGTGCGGTCCTCGTCCAGATATATTTCCGTGGGCTGAGCGTGGGCGAGACGGCCCGGACTCTCGGTATTCCGGCGGGCACGGTCAAGTCCCGGTCCCACTACGCGCTGCGTCAGCTCTCCCGTAACCTGCCGGGCTACTCCAGCAGATCCTCCACGGTGATCAGGGCGAGCAGCGACACGGCCTCCGCGACCTCCATGTAGTCGGCGGCGCAGCGGTCACAGGACTGCAGATGGCGGGAGACCGTTCGGGTCTCGTCGGCCGTGAGCGCATCGAGAACATAGGCGCCGAGCGATTGCCGCACGTGCGCGCCCTCTCCGTGATCGGCGGTCATCGCATCCTCGTGTCGTGGACGGATCCGGTCATGACGGATCCTGTCTTTCTGGCCACGTAGGGCGCGCTCCCCCGGTTCAATGCTCCGTGAAGCCCGGTGCCGAGAAGAGAGAGAGGCGAGACGGGATGCGCCCGGAACGTCAGGATGGAACCAGTGGGGGCGGGCTGCTGGTCCCGATGGCCTGGATGTACGCCGAGTACATCGCCGACGAACTGCTGCGGACCGGCGATCTGATGGAGCCGTCCACCCTGGAGTACCGCGCGGGGCGGGACGCGCTCGCGCTCACCGTCTTCCTCTCCGACGGTGGGGTGCCCGATGCTCTGCCCGCGGCCCGGATGGACGAGCTGCGGCTGTTGACGGCGTACGAGGCGGCCTGGCGTGGCTGGGTCTGTGAGCGGCTCGACGCACTTGACACGGCCCCGGGGCTCGCGCCCGGCGACGCGGATCCAGATCTGGCGCTGGCCCGCGCGGCCTGGCGGTGGCTGGAGGAGACCGAGCTGCTCGCGGCCGACCTCGATACGATCGGTCCGCCGCCCTGGGGACCGATGAGCGACGGGGCGGATACGGAGGAGGAGGCCCAGGTGTGGACGCCGGCCTGGCAGCTGGGGCTGCCGCTGGGGCATCTGGCGATCCATCTGCACTGAGCGCCGCCCCACCGGGTGGTCAGGAGCCGTACACCCCCGCACGGTACTTCGGCAGCCGTACCGTGACCTTCATCCCGGCGCCGATGCCCGTCTCGATGACGAGTCCGTAGTCGTCCCCGTACACCTGGCGCAGCCGCTCGTCGACGTTGAGCAGCCCGATTCCGGTCGACTTGCCGCCCTCGCCGCGCAGGATGTGGCGCAGGCGTTCCGGATCCATCCCGGCGCCGTCGTCCTCGATGACGACCTCGGCCTCCGAACCGGCGTCGAGTGCGCGGATGGTGATGCGGGTCGGGGTCTCCCCTGCTCGAACGGAGTCGGGAGTTCGGGGAAGGGTGACGGCTCCTTCGAGGCCGTGTTTGACGGCGTTCTCGACCAGGGGCTGGAGGCAGAGGAACGGCAGGGCGACCGGCAGTACCTCGGGGGCGACCTGGAGGGTGACCGCAAGCCGCTCTCCGAAGCGGGCCCGTACCAGTGCCAGGTACTGGTCGATGGAGTGGAGTTCGTCGGCGAGGGTGGTGAAGTCGCCGTGGCTGCGGAACGAGTAGCGGGTGAAGTCGGCGAATTCCAGCAGGAGTTCACGGGCCTGCTCGGGGTCGGTGCGGACGAACGAGGCGATGGCTGCCAGCGAGTTGAAGATGAAGTGCGGGGAGATCTGGGCCCGCAGCGCCCTGATCTCGGCCTCGATGAGCTGAGTGCGGGACCGGTCGAGTTCGGCGAGTTCCAGCTGTACGCAGACCCAGCGGGCCACCTCTCCGGCCGCTCTCGCCAGCACCGCGGATTCGCGAGGGGCGTAGGCGATGAGGGTGCCGAGGACCCGGTGGTCGACGGTGAGCGGCACGGCGACGGCCCAGCGCAATGGGCAGTCGAGGTCGTCGCAGTCGCTGTGGAAGGCGGTGTCCCGGCCGCTGGCGAGGAGGTCTCGCACCTGGTCCATGACGTGCCGGCCGTGGTGTTCGCCCTCGCCGTCCCAGACGAGCACCCGGTCGCGGTCGGTGAGG
This region includes:
- a CDS encoding sensor histidine kinase; this encodes MTGAGYAVLVLLVLLLLGAGFLLGRRTARPVRTSDVGTPVEHATFETLHTASLAAPPLRAGLTEESARKSARRLRSLLGTDALCLTDRDRVLVWDGEGEHHGRHVMDQVRDLLASGRDTAFHSDCDDLDCPLRWAVAVPLTVDHRVLGTLIAYAPRESAVLARAAGEVARWVCVQLELAELDRSRTQLIEAEIRALRAQISPHFIFNSLAAIASFVRTDPEQARELLLEFADFTRYSFRSHGDFTTLADELHSIDQYLALVRARFGERLAVTLQVAPEVLPVALPFLCLQPLVENAVKHGLEGAVTLPRTPDSVRAGETPTRITIRALDAGSEAEVVIEDDGAGMDPERLRHILRGEGGKSTGIGLLNVDERLRQVYGDDYGLVIETGIGAGMKVTVRLPKYRAGVYGS
- a CDS encoding zf-HC2 domain-containing protein yields the protein MTADHGEGAHVRQSLGAYVLDALTADETRTVSRHLQSCDRCAADYMEVAEAVSLLALITVEDLLE
- a CDS encoding sigma-70 family RNA polymerase sigma factor, which produces MTTTTTDERALADLQRDHGPAVLTFLLGLTFGDRQRAEDLLQETLVRAWQNPEAFDAPYDSMRPWLFTVARRLAIDARRSRQARPTEVSDIVLETAAGGEDTAESTVSALDVRDAVRTLSPEHRAVLVQIYFRGLSVGETARTLGIPAGTVKSRSHYALRQLSRNLPGYSSRSSTVIRASSDTASATSM